The DNA window ATGGCCGAGCCGGCCGCCCCAAAACCCGCTACATCTGGAAGATCCGCCCGGAGTAGGACCCGATCACCTGTCGACGCATATCCGGAAACTGCACACAGATCCCGGGTGGTCCCAGGTCTAATGCCTCAGCGGCATGCCGTCGTCAGAGGGTATGCCGACGGCAGACGGGTTGGGTCAGACGTCGGTGGAGAAGCGGATGCCGCCGTCGGGGATGTCTACACCGGGCCAGACGCGGGCGCCGCGTAGTAGTTCGCAGCGGGCGCCGACGTTGGCACCGTCGCCGATAACGGCGTCGCGGACCAGGGCGCGGGGGCCGATGCGGGCGCCGAAGCCGATGATGGAACGTTCCACGGTTGCTCCGGCTTCGATGCGCGCGCCGTCGAACAGCACCGCGCCGTCGAGGCGGGCGCCTGCGCCGACCTCCGCGCCGCGGCCGACCACGGTGCCACCGATGAGCAGGGCGCCGGGGGCGACGCCCGCGCCCTCGTGCACCAGGGATTCGCCGCGCTGACCGGGCAGGGCCGGGGAGGGGGCGATGCCGCGGACCAGGTCGGCGGAGCCTGCGACGAAGTCCTCGGGGGTGCCCATATCGCGCCAGTAGGCCGAGTCGACGTGGCCCTGGACGCGAGCGCCCTCGGCGAGCAGAGCCGGGAAGACCTCACGCTCCACCGAGACCGGACGCCCCGCCGGGATCTTCTCGATGTATTCGCGGCGGAACACGTAACAACCGGCGTTGATCTGGTCGGTCGGCGGATCCTGGGTCTTCTCCAGGAACGCGGTGACCCGGCCGTTCTCGTCGGTCGGCACGCATCCGAACGCGCGCGGGTCGCTCACCCGGACCAGGTGCAGGGTCACATCCGCCTTCGTCGACTCGTGGGTGTCCAGGATCGCGCCGAGGTCGGTGCCGCCGAGCACATCGCCGTTGAACACCATGATGTTGTCGGCGCGCAGCCTGGGCAGCACGTTACGGATGCCGCCGCCGGTGCCGAGCGGTTCGGTCTCGGTGACGTACTCGAGGTCCAGCCCGAGGTCCGCGCCGTCGCCGAAGTGTTCCTCGAAGACCTCGGCCTTGAACGAGGTGCCGAGTACGACGTGGGTGATCCCGGCGTCCGCGATACGCGCCAGCAGGTGGGTGAGGAACGGCAGTCCGGCCGTCGGCAGCATCGGCTTGGGCGCCGAAAGGGTCAGCGGACGTAACCGCGTGCCCTGGCCACCGACCAGAATCACGGCGTCGGTGCCTGCATTTGCTGCCATCATGTTCCCCTGTTCACAGTGGATCGTCCTCGATTGTGCGCACGTCGAACAGCACTGACGCACCTTCGACACCATTCCAGTACCCATCGACACGGCTCGACACCGTGTAGTGGCGAAGTTGTGACGCTAGCCCTGCGCCTGTTGACCTTCCCGCGCCTGTTGACGCAGCGCAGATCGAACCGCAATTCGGGAACGGATCGCAAGTCCGGCGCGCAACGCGAGCCGCAATGGCGCCTGCCACCAGTGCGGATGCCGATCGGCCTGGAATCGGTACGCGCTGGCGTGATGCGCGGGCAGCATGACCTCGGGGTGGCGTCCGGCCGCATGGCCCTTGGCGTGGGTGACCTCGGATTCGGGCACGAAGACGTTGTGCCAGCCCGCCTTGCCCATCCGGTCGCCGAAGTCCACATCCTCCATGTACATGAAGTAGCGGGAATCGAAGCCGTCGATCGAATCGAAGGCCGCGCGCCGCACCAGCAGGCACGAACCGGACAGCCAGCCGACGGCCCGCTCGGAGATCTCCTCGTTGTCCTGGCGGTAGCGCTGGGTCCACGGGTTCCCCGGCCACACGGTGCCGAGGATGGCATGGCCGGCACCATCGAGCAGTCCGGGCACCGAGCGCGCGGACGGGTAGACGCTGCCGTCGGGTTCGCGCACCATCGGCCCGAGCGCGCCCGCCCGTGGCCAGCGCTTCGCGGCCGCGAGCAGTTTGTCGATAGATTCGGTGCCCCAACGGATGTCCGGATTGGCGATGACGATGAATTCGACATCCGGATCGATCTCGGCCACGGCCCGGTTGATCGCGCCGCCGTAACCGATATTTCCGCCGGTCCGTAGCAGTCGCACATGCGAGTTCGCCTCCGCCGCCAACTCCGGCGTACCGTCCACCGACCCGTTGTCGGCGAGAATCACCTGCGGTTTCTCGCTGGTGGCGTCGGCCAGAGTTGTGATGAAGTGCTCGAGGTGTTCGCCGGGTGAATAAGTCACCGTGACTACGACAAGGCCACCAGGGGCTGCGGGATCGGAAGCACTCATGCCCGCGCCTCGCTGACGCTCGGCTCCGGCATGACCGCTCGGGCGGCTGTGTCTATGGTTCGCTCGCTGCGCTCACTCACGACCGTGCAGCCTAGTCCGACAACCCCGACAGCGCGTCCCCGAGTGCGGCCTCCCATGACCGCAGCGGAGTCAGCCCGGCATCGCCCCAGGAACGGTTGGACATTACCGAATACGCCGGGCGCCGTGCGGGTCTGGGAAACGCGGTCGAGTCACACGGCCGAACGCGATTCGGGTCGGCGCCGATTCCGGCGAATATCGCCCGCGCGAAGTCGAACCAGCTGGCCTGGCCGGAGTTGGTCGCATGCAGCACCCGTGGCGCGTCCGGCCGACCTGCCAACTCCAGCAGCCCCGCGGCCAGATCGGCGGCGTAGGTCGGCGATCCGAGCTGATCGCAGACCACCTCGACGGTGTCGCGCTCGCGTTCCAGCCGCCGCATGGTCGCGACGAAATCGCTTCCGCGCCCGGTGTATACCCAAGCCGTGCGCACCACATGAGCGCCCGGCGCGAGGTCGAGCACGGCCTGTTCGCCCGCCAATTTGGACCGGCCGTAAACGGTCGCGGGTGCGGTCGGGTCGTCGGTGTCGTAAGGCTTCTCGTGGGTGCCCGCG is part of the Nocardia sp. NBC_00565 genome and encodes:
- a CDS encoding NDP-sugar synthase, translated to MAANAGTDAVILVGGQGTRLRPLTLSAPKPMLPTAGLPFLTHLLARIADAGITHVVLGTSFKAEVFEEHFGDGADLGLDLEYVTETEPLGTGGGIRNVLPRLRADNIMVFNGDVLGGTDLGAILDTHESTKADVTLHLVRVSDPRAFGCVPTDENGRVTAFLEKTQDPPTDQINAGCYVFRREYIEKIPAGRPVSVEREVFPALLAEGARVQGHVDSAYWRDMGTPEDFVAGSADLVRGIAPSPALPGQRGESLVHEGAGVAPGALLIGGTVVGRGAEVGAGARLDGAVLFDGARIEAGATVERSIIGFGARIGPRALVRDAVIGDGANVGARCELLRGARVWPGVDIPDGGIRFSTDV
- a CDS encoding glycosyltransferase family 2 protein, with translation MSASDPAAPGGLVVVTVTYSPGEHLEHFITTLADATSEKPQVILADNGSVDGTPELAAEANSHVRLLRTGGNIGYGGAINRAVAEIDPDVEFIVIANPDIRWGTESIDKLLAAAKRWPRAGALGPMVREPDGSVYPSARSVPGLLDGAGHAILGTVWPGNPWTQRYRQDNEEISERAVGWLSGSCLLVRRAAFDSIDGFDSRYFMYMEDVDFGDRMGKAGWHNVFVPESEVTHAKGHAAGRHPEVMLPAHHASAYRFQADRHPHWWQAPLRLALRAGLAIRSRIAVRSALRQQAREGQQAQG
- the rfbD gene encoding dTDP-4-dehydrorhamnose reductase; protein product: MTAISPAPTVAARLVVTGAGGQLGRELLRLAPAARAYGRTDLDITDADAVRTVLEPGDVVLNCAAYTAVDQAESDPEAAFAGNATGPAVLAAACARVDARLIHISTDYVFAGTHEKPYDTDDPTAPATVYGRSKLAGEQAVLDLAPGAHVVRTAWVYTGRGSDFVATMRRLERERDTVEVVCDQLGSPTYAADLAAGLLELAGRPDAPRVLHATNSGQASWFDFARAIFAGIGADPNRVRPCDSTAFPRPARRPAYSVMSNRSWGDAGLTPLRSWEAALGDALSGLSD